The Culex quinquefasciatus strain JHB chromosome 2, VPISU_Cqui_1.0_pri_paternal, whole genome shotgun sequence genome contains the following window.
cgcgggccaaacgtggtccgcgaggtgattttttgtggcccgcgggccCATTTTGAACGATAATGTAAAATGGCCCTCTGGCACATCGTAAGTTATTTtataaatcctaaaaatattttgtgttgTGTTGaattgtgttcaaaaatctatcTTATTTAAACAATGTAGGTAAAAAGCTTAAATGCGATTGAAAAgagtaaattttgtgaaaacattcatcaaacatttttggaaatgagtTATAGAACTTTCTTTCGAATTTAATCAAACTTATTTTGCACTTAGAAACCTTCCACCTCGTGGTTTAAATTCGTAACGTGTAGGTTACGAACAAGAGTACCTAATATCTGATAAGGGCagaatgaaatttatttaaattttattgaaattggagaaatattttttgaaaaatcccttAGCAACGAGTTTTCATTAAAGTTgcagtttatttaaaataaaaatacacactattacaaaaaaaacggaatcgacgtaacaccttataatgtggccctcttaaaccttgcggtttcgtcaacggatccacaggcgtgtatcgttctttttgcgacaagactccgcctcccgggtctcctaagtgtgaaggtatgggcacggggagagggcaccgaatacctatatttacacttagatttttttctacatttttctatttttttctactATTACAAAGTTTGTGTCAATCCttctaaaatatatttcaaaaattgataaaaaattctATCAAAATACAAATGCATTAAACTGAATACCTTTTAATTTTCCTAACATTTGTGAAATCACGATTGTATTCAGTCAACAATACTTTATTGATTTCAATTATTGCTGAGGCACGAAGAATGCAATAGAAagcagataaaaatatttgcgtTGCTATTATTTCtgcttttattaaaattttatcgaTTGATGGAAGCTTTTTCtacaaaactaatatttgaatGATGAAAATGATCTTAAAATACCTGAAATTCCAACCAACCaacagatgattttttcaagttttgtacaaaaatctcatttggcccgcaagctcatgagAGATTCAGATTTGGCCCttcatccaaaaactttgagcacccctgctctagaacccatgagaattatttcatctactacatccagctctacatttgttcttgcttcaaataaaagaaataatttggtaaagtgggaagaaatgaggaattagagaaaatatgaaaacaatagaaaaatgttattttttttaattgtgttgtaaaaacgttgtagcatttgcaaataaatattaaaagttcaaattttacctaatatggttcaatgacactgagatcaggaaaaacagtgcattcaaaattacccaataaatattcctttaaaaaatagattgttcaaggtattgattatctcaaatacgtataaaattataaaaataattcatcttacagaacaccaggtagtaagTATTGATTAGCGCGtccgagtgcttctagcagatgcggcgagtgtagctaatttaggtaatctcaaatacttaaaacttaaaaattcgatatctctggaacgaaacatattcctttctgtcgataagtgattcttatgtaaaattggccggggaatacgatggtgaggtcaaatttaaaaaataaatagggctgttttgagatacggccatttaaagttttcaattgcgcaatacaggtagaaaaaatattttaatcctaattttgatcacggaaatggattctacgtccaatttccttcaaaattgagtctaagaccgactctctaagatttgtggttcctgagttatcgttgtttgaagataggggtttcgctcaaaaatcgccaaaaagtcgattttttggtagggtacaaaaatggagggggtggtccgattaggatgaaattcgggatttttgcatgttttgatagtctcaacagctctgccatatttgagcagaatcggagatggtaattttcaagtgccgttccgcttcagatggaatgacccatatgaaaattctaaactctgtatcttttgaaggattttttttttgatcgatttggtgtcttcggcaaagttctaggtatggataaggactacactgaaaaaaaatatgcacggtaaacattttttggtgatttttaattttactttttgtcactaaaacttgatttgcaaaaaaacacattttttttttattttctgatatgttttaggggacaccaaatgccaacttttcagaaaatttctagagtgggcaaaaaatttttgacctagttatgaattattgaataatactgatttttaaaaaaatcgaaatattggtcgcaaaaatgtttcatcttcatttttcgatgtaaaatcaaatttgcaatcaaaaagtactttactgaaattttgataaagtgcaccgttttcaagttaaatccatttttaggtgacttttttgaaaatagtcgcagttatttcattttttaattagtgcccatgtttgcccactttaaaaacaaatatttttatatttatttatacgccccttagttgctgagatattgccatgcattgattttaaaacagaaaaattgttttttttagtctcacccaaacaacccaccattttctaacgtcgatatctcagcaactaatggtccgattttcaatgttaaaatgtgaaacattcgtaaaatttttcgatcttttcgaaaaaaataatttcaaattttttgaatcaaacatttcaaaatggcgtaatattgaatgttgagcatAAGACGTTTTCATAAAAACCCCTGCAAGGATTTTTAGAATTAGAATTTAAAGTCAAACTTTAGTCTTAAGCGAATCCATAAAGGGGAAACATCTCttctaatttttattaaatgttaCTGCCAGGCCAAAAACgttaaacttttaaattgaaagcaGATAAAAATCCAAACCAAAACCACAAACAAACCACAAGGGTCATTTGAGTTAGTGATAAAAATCGTGTATAAAAGGCGTCTGCTGCGCTCAGATAATAATTACTTCGTCCAAACTCATAGCAGCTGAAGTGAGTGTTCTTGGAGGCGCACCATCATGGGAACCAAACCGTGGCTGAGTTTAGCTGCACTGCTGTAAGTAACCCTTAGTTATTGCTTATGTTATGTAGTAGTTTATCTAATGTattaattgacatttttttaataataggtTCGTAGCAAACCAAATCAACGGATGGTATATCTTCTCTTACAAAAATGGATTGTATAAAGGTCATGCTGAAGTATTGAATGATGTTGATCTGGGTGGCTTGAGCTTAAATTTATCAGGTATTGATGAGGTGCACTTTAGTGCTCCGAATTTCAGTACACTAACACTAGAAATGCAATCATGGTTGATCAACGTGGAGAAATTTTGTCTACAAAGTGTAAATGTTTCAACTGTTCATGTAGATGCACATTTCGTATATTTCTTAATTGAAGGTGGCCCAACAAGCACTGTGGTAATCGACCCAAGCAGCAATTATGAAACAGAACAATTTAGAGTAAGTCGTGGACAGTTAAACGAACTTCCTAAAAATTTACTGGcgatgaaaaagttgaaaatgatggatttcaaaaataatcagATAGAAATTGTCAACATGGAGGACTTTTCCGGTTTGAAATTTCTTGAAGAAATATGTTTATCGCAAAATAGAATAAAGGAGATGAGCGCATTTCCGGTAGTTCTACCAGGATTGGAACGATTTGACATAAGCAATAACCAGCTTAAAGTTTTGAACATTGCTAGCTGGGAAGCGTCGCGTCTGAAACTAttgtcttttgaaaaaaatcaactcgaaACAGTTAATATGTCACACTTTAACAGATTCCCCAATCTTGAAACAATTAACTTGGCTAGAAACAGAATCATAGAGATATCATCTGATCCAGTAGAACTCCCAGAATTAACAGAATTTGACGTTAGCTTCAATCGACTAAACGAAATCAGTTTCGAACATTGGAATACTTCTTCTGTGAAGCAAGTCCGCATCGCTGTGAACCGATTGACAACGGCACATGGCTTACCTAAGGTATTTCCAGCTTTGCAGCAAGTATCACTTGTTTCGAATCCTTTCAACTGTGACTGGCTTGATACAACGCAAGACGAACTGAAAAGTCGCAATGTTGAAATTCAAGAATCATCTATGGTAACGTGTGACAAGTCGGTAACACTATTGGAAgattttaaaaagatcgttaaGGAGTTGCAATCGCAGGTAGAACTTTTAAAACCTTCCTCAAACCAAAATGGACCCACTCCGAGCGGAGCTGAAAATCAGAAGCAATTTGAACGTCAAATTTGGCGAATGGAGCAAAAGTTGGAATCGTTCGATAAAATGAGCAGTTCAATTGCTAGAATTTTGTTGGGCGGTGTTAACCGAAAAAACGTCAACTAAGTCTAAGTAAACAATGTAACTAGTAtaaggcaaataaaaaaaatcattcaaaacgcAAATTAAACTTTTATCACTTTACAAAATATCACCCTCCTGAATCAATCTGCCAAGCAATGAATAAACATTCCCCCCCACAGAAGTCTTCAAATCTCGagcggaaaaaaaagtgttaagcCTTTCTTTCGTGTCTCGGAGCCGGGACTCGAGCCCCGAAATTCGTTTTCTATGCAAATCAAGTCACACACCTCTCTCCACCCTCGGGGGAGTTGCTTCTTCCTTTTAAGGTGAAAGCTTGTGTGTACAATTCAAGTCATCGAGTGTAataaaaattcactgaattttgaataaatcaaACATGCTTTCTTCTATAATGTTTGACTGTTTGGTGAGCGCTTGAATTGAGCAGCCGCAAGTGGCGTGCACTCGCACGTtggattatgatttttttaaagattttctgCATGCATAAAGTTTGAAGAGAAAAAGTTGAAATGTTTTACTATGTTTCAAGTAAACTGATTACTTTTTATTCAAAACCAACACTAAATCTTCTAAGAGTAAagacaatttaaaatatttaaataacaacgttaattaaaaaactagaaaattaaaagcaaaatagcaaaaagagtccaatctaaaatttaaaaaaaaaaaacaggaaaaacacacagttgaaaataaaaaaaacacatatagagcaattccagctcaaatcaggaatttttctggtacttttgtagccgaccctctccgatttcaatgaaactttgtagacatgttatcctaggcctatataagccatttttatgcatatggagcaaatagtactcgagaataacatttgagaagggcgttaggtatttaaatatttttgtattctgtaatttaaaaattactgtatctcgaagccgttgcgtcgtatcaaaaagtggccaaagacaaacttgtaggaaattggacgggctttctgaaaaatacactgaaacaaaatacacgccacatctatgagattttttgatttttaagtctaaaacttaaatttgaaggtgatgtcacgattttttttcgttcaaaatttttgaggaaatagactaaaatgttactaaaagactgacgaaaaatgcaggatagtatgtctctcctaaaaaaatacaaaaatcatttactaaaactgtttttttttgaaaagtggtctaaacgtcaaaatttttaaaaaccagtagtgggaatcgattctccagacaattttacataaaagtctccgtattgaccattgtcctatgtccaatccttgggaagatacagcagctttaaaaataaaaatgttgaaaaaacgggatttttggtgatttttgacaatttctatatgacagacttggtttttcagtctcgtaaatatttttaacggaaagctcgtccaatttcccataagtttgcctttatatatttttttcagtgtggtagaaaccaggatagtaaatttgattacgtaaatataaaaacgatataaataatggtcaatatgaagactttatgtaaaattatctgggaaatcgattcccactgccggtttttaaaaattttgacgtttagaccacttttcaaaaaaacagttttagtaaatgatttttgtatttttttaggagagacataccatcctgcatttttcgtcagtcttttggtaacatcttagggtatttcttcaaaaaatttgagcgaaaaaaaatcgtgacatcaccttcaaatttaacttttaaacttaaaaattgaaaaatgacataaaagtggtgtgtatttttgtttcagtgtatttttatcagaaagcccgtccaattttctacaagtttgtctttgaccactttttgatacgatgcaacggcttcgagatacagtaatttttaaattgcaaaatactaaaatatttaaatatcttacgcccttctcaaatgttattctcgagtactattggctccatatacacaaaaatgacttatataggcctaggataacatgtctacaaagtttcattgaaatcggagagggtcgggtacaaaagtaccaggaaaaatcctgatttgagctggaattgctctataaattAATGAGatcataaaacaaacaaaaatgttagcacaaaaaaaataattatattaatttaaattttaaaaatattgatacaaACACTATCACAAAATGCCTAAACCATTATTTCAGTTGTGCTactttcaaaaagttaaaaatatcattGAACTTATGAATACattcttttatttcaaattttacgttaagatattttgtatgaaaatcggaccattagttgcgaagatatcgacattagaaaatggtgggttgtttgggtgagacttagaaaactacaattttcccgtttctttttctttaagccgatgtatctcagcaaccagaggtccaattttcaatgtctcttagacaattttatagcaaattttctgaacttaaaaaaaaatatttttagaaatggtcacgatcttcacttaaaaaaaaacaaaaaactgcaaatatttcgctaaaattaaactttcggtggctatatcttgaaaacagagcccttcatcaaaaaatctgtgaagtacttttcgattggaaattcaattttacataaaaaaatattaaatcaaatttgtttttgcattaaatttcgatttttttttccaaaaatcactattttttcaccatgtttctctatggctcaaaagttgcgggtttctgtcctctaaaacatatcaaaagttctcgaaaatcaaaaaatacgtaaaagttgattaaaaatctgcaaaaaaaaacatgtacctATTTCATcctcaatagtcctcatcaatacctacaactttgccgaagacaccaaattgatcagaaattcactcaaaagttaccgctgtttaaatatttacataccatttttgtatagacagcagccaaaattgtatggagacttgtataggtGCTCAAAAATAATCATACAAAACacgaatgtatttttttttttaattttttttaattaatctgTGTAAAATATGGGACAAAAGAACTCAATACAATTCAAATATAACAAATTAAgaaatagtgcgtccatcccgggaattcccgggacaaaattcccgggatttttccataaccgggaattcccgaatcccgggattttttttcttttttatcccgggaattcccgaaataaaaaaaatcaaattttggtctgaaaaTTCAGATTTAGTTGTagaatagatgaacagttgaataatAAGTAATCGATAATAAttataaagcattaaaatttgtatgtgtcatatatcagcattaattcGGCTTATTaaggaaaattgtcaaaattttagtttactgattcgcaaaaaaagtcagcgctttaaatattttcttttttattcaataaaattaaaaaaaagactgGGTTTACATAAACGTACATATATTTAggatctaaaatttgaaaaaatatcatatttgattatttttcatcaaacatcgcCATCTtgggcaaatcaggacaaaagtaACGAATTAATACAGCTGTTCAAGCCATTTTTTGCAtagtgttttgattttttttttattcatttcggttaaaacaggaacagaacaaaaaaaatggtctgaTTTCCAAATGTTTTGCCCTTAAATCTGCTGTATCTATTCAAAACCTCGATTTTTCCCACTTGGCTGTAGTgactaaaatataatttttaaaatatgtgcacataaaattcttaacttacctgaaattttacattgactagTACCAatttatttgttgttgtttcttgttattttttaacattttcaaaaagatgttttatgcttttctaatcatgtcatataaaaaatatataaatatgagAGACTTTTTTAGCTTCAAtcataaaaccatttttttaggctatcaaaaaacagcttttcttgttttgattgaaatgtaGATTATCGCATATTAATGGTATTGAgttattctatgattttaagcttgaaaacataacaaatataataagaaacatagattttatgactgttctaaaaatttcccgggattccgggaattcccgggattcaaaaaatatttttcccgtttcccgggaatttcaaatcccgggaaaattggacgccctattaaaatataacaaattaaGAAAACgtgaaaacgcaaaaaaataaaaagcgacagtaaaaacatgaaaaaataagaaaggcaaaatgtaatggtaTGAgctggtagaataggccaaatactatcaaatactaccaaaaaacaaacataaactaaacaggataaatgcaaattaaaatactgaaaataaatttggaaaaccataaaacaagagaacgtaagctttttgtaaaacaaaagctactcaaaattacctcctgaatacgggaaaaatagaaaatatcaaaaataaatctatgttagaaagaaaataaaaaaagcaattttagaACACACAAGGAGCAATAAATTTATTCTCAGAAGAAACACACTCACTCTTTAAAAATAActccaatttaatttttcaagaccctcaaatcaattcttaaaattaaatatgtttatttgataatttaatgattttttttttttataaattttatgttaaGGTGAAACCGGACGACAGTTTTAAGACAACTTCTGGTCAATTATAATCAATTTCTGAACTCGACAGATTGCTTGCTATCGAcctattaaggccgttgcaaataatttttgaagtttatgaccctcggctctgaccaaagtcgagggcaaaaaaataaaataatataaaaattgaaatttcaagcttgaaggtttcaacatttggatgaaaaaagtgtttcaaaatgctttttttttttgacaaaaaaaaacttttcgtgggattGTACAttgatatttcatgaaaattttaaatgttttcaaaggagttcaaacatgatgaaaatgcattttaactggttttcagttaattaaactttaaatttcattaaaattttgaagtttttcgaaaaaaaaaatttttgccccctgattattcaggccaactttgaaggggtgggcgacataaactttgaaaaatatttgccacgGCCTTAttgccagcaaaaaaaaaaactttcaaagtaACTCAACTTTTCttgaatttgcttaaaaaactcATTACGGTCAATACGGCTGTgccttcccgtttcacctttAAAAAAGACATAAACTTGCAAACAAAGAGTTTAAacaatcataaaaaatcataagaaaCCATCCAATTACGATTGTTGGACTggtgtgaaatgcatttttaaatatgttatcCATCCAAATCTTaaaacctttaaatttaaattttcagtcaTTATAAAACTgctgaaaagttagaaaaataaGTGATGCTTAGTTTATAACTAATTTAtaacaataaattaaaattaaataacaattaaaaaagtacaaaaaacatattacggaagaaacaacaacaaaaagtaaGAAGCAAAAACCTCGTAATAAACTTAAACGTGAGATTTTGCAATCATCTCTTTCTGACATTTGCTTTATAAAGGTAAAaatcatttctcaaaaaaaacacaacaataaaTACCTACATAAGTCCTTGGGCCGCACCAGCCATTTATCTGCCATTTTTCTGTCTCAGGAAATGAATAATCCCAaacaaacgaacaaaaaaccttCCTTCCCAGTATACACTCTAAATGCAATccaatcttcttttttttttttgttggtccaaaaacacacaaacacagccGCAGCTTACTAGCTCATAACTCACTTTTCTTctctgagagagagagagagcaaaacAACCAAAACAAAGCCACCCAAACCAAAACTGACACGTCGAAACTTCATTTAAATTTGCACCAGTTTTTTCATcttctttttgttaattttttttgctctcgcCCAACTGACCACTAATTTATCACTAAACCATTATTTTCGCAGCGTCGCGAATATTTTttccatctttttttttgcactttacattttttactgCTTGCCTCTGTTGAGCTAAGCGAAAAGCTTTTGTTCTTGCGCCTtctgctggcaacactgtttttttaaaaggggGAAAGGGAGAGAAAAagaataatgtttttttctatGCGTTGATTTTACTGACTCACTTAAGGATTATGCTTGATGCTTTAAAAGATGCTTTAAAACTTTCAGAGGGACCCTCAAGAAGTTCAATGAAAAGTAAaccgaaacgtcaaaaaataaaatcagcgGAAAAAAGCAACACGCGATTCCATTGGAATTTCTCCGATAACTAATGTTACCTTTTTCCTGTGAAACGCGGATAAAATCATTATTCGTTCTCCAACAAAAGATAAGCAATTCCTAATCTGAGGTTGGCGGTATCTGCGAGATGATAACATCTGATAACTGGCACCGGCAATGGTACTTTGCGTAAACTAATGGCACCGGAGTGAAACAAAACGA
Protein-coding sequences here:
- the LOC6054436 gene encoding leucine-rich repeat protein soc-2 homolog; its protein translation is MGTKPWLSLAALLFVANQINGWYIFSYKNGLYKGHAEVLNDVDLGGLSLNLSGIDEVHFSAPNFSTLTLEMQSWLINVEKFCLQSVNVSTVHVDAHFVYFLIEGGPTSTVVIDPSSNYETEQFRVSRGQLNELPKNLLAMKKLKMMDFKNNQIEIVNMEDFSGLKFLEEICLSQNRIKEMSAFPVVLPGLERFDISNNQLKVLNIASWEASRLKLLSFEKNQLETVNMSHFNRFPNLETINLARNRIIEISSDPVELPELTEFDVSFNRLNEISFEHWNTSSVKQVRIAVNRLTTAHGLPKVFPALQQVSLVSNPFNCDWLDTTQDELKSRNVEIQESSMVTCDKSVTLLEDFKKIVKELQSQVELLKPSSNQNGPTPSGAENQKQFERQIWRMEQKLESFDKMSSSIARILLGGVNRKNVN